Proteins encoded together in one Corynebacterium liangguodongii window:
- a CDS encoding acyl-CoA dehydrogenase family protein, translated as MSDDELQWRETIGAFVVEEVKPYVGQWFEDQHVPVELIPRFGEMGMIGAHLKGYGCPGRSAVDYGLAMMEVEAADSGLRTIFFVLGSLAMTSIHAHGTEEQKNRYLPKMAAGEIMGAFGLTEPTAGSDPASMITRATYRKGQGWELNGEKRWIGLAHLADVTIVWAKVSTEDLIAAGYGDNVRKDREETVAGFIVPRETEGFDPVPIDHKLSMRVSTQSHITITNALVPEDSILPARFGLSAPLMCLNEARYGIGWGVLGAARDSLEQAIAYAGERTQFGKPIASFQLTQKKLVDMAVALNQGQLLALHVGRAKDAGTLDIPMISVAKLANCRTAIDICREARTVLGGNGIRHDYSPIRHAANLEGVRTYEGTDEMHTLILGQKITGIGAFS; from the coding sequence TTGAGCGATGATGAACTGCAATGGCGAGAGACGATCGGCGCTTTCGTCGTCGAGGAGGTCAAACCCTACGTCGGCCAGTGGTTCGAAGACCAGCACGTCCCCGTCGAGCTCATCCCTCGCTTCGGCGAGATGGGCATGATCGGCGCCCACCTCAAAGGCTACGGGTGTCCCGGCCGCTCCGCGGTGGACTACGGCCTGGCCATGATGGAGGTCGAGGCGGCCGATTCCGGCCTGCGGACCATCTTCTTCGTGCTTGGCTCGCTCGCCATGACTTCCATCCACGCCCACGGCACCGAGGAGCAGAAGAACCGCTACCTACCGAAGATGGCCGCCGGCGAGATCATGGGCGCGTTCGGCCTGACGGAGCCGACCGCGGGATCCGACCCGGCGTCGATGATCACGCGCGCGACCTACCGCAAGGGCCAGGGTTGGGAACTCAACGGCGAGAAGCGCTGGATCGGTCTGGCGCACCTGGCTGATGTCACCATCGTGTGGGCCAAGGTCTCCACCGAGGACCTCATCGCCGCGGGGTACGGAGATAACGTGCGCAAGGACCGGGAGGAAACGGTCGCCGGCTTTATCGTTCCGCGGGAGACCGAAGGCTTCGATCCGGTGCCGATCGATCACAAGCTCTCCATGCGTGTGTCCACGCAATCGCACATCACCATCACCAACGCGCTGGTGCCCGAGGACAGCATCCTCCCGGCCCGCTTCGGGCTCTCCGCCCCCCTGATGTGCCTGAACGAGGCGCGCTACGGCATCGGCTGGGGCGTGCTCGGCGCCGCGCGCGACAGCCTCGAGCAGGCCATCGCCTACGCAGGCGAGCGCACTCAGTTTGGCAAGCCGATCGCGTCTTTCCAGCTCACCCAGAAGAAGCTCGTCGACATGGCGGTCGCGCTCAACCAGGGGCAACTTCTCGCCCTGCACGTGGGCCGCGCCAAGGATGCAGGGACGCTCGACATCCCCATGATCTCGGTGGCGAAGCTGGCTAACTGCCGTACCGCTATCGACATCTGCCGCGAGGCGCGCACCGTGCTGGGCGGCAACGGCATCCGCCACGACTACTCCCCCATCCGCCACGCCGCTAACCTCGAGGGCGTGCGCACCTACGAGGGCACGGACGAGATGCACACCCTCATCCTTGGCCAGAAGATCACGGGGATCGGGGCGTTTAGCTAG
- a CDS encoding acetyl-CoA C-acyltransferase — translation MDTAYILSSARTAIGSFMGSLSAHTPTELGIATAEAAIERAGVDPEVIDTAVYGNVINTETNDAYLARAIALGAGMGESSTANNINRLCGSGVQSIISGAHMIREGDAAVALVGGAEVMSRAPYSLPRMRAGQKMGDGRVVDWLGILSDPFGNGHMGNTAEEIARRQGYTREQVDEYALDSHTKALAAIKAGAFDEQIVPVEVRRGKETVKFCVDEHPRETTLEKLGSLRPAFQEGGLVTAGNASGINDGAASLVLAGEGAVDEHDLSPVARILGWGISGCDPSVMGLGPVAAVPKALAKAGVDISDIDLIESNEAFAAQAMAVSDQLGFDPAKTNIHGGAVALGHPVGATGAILTTKLLHQLHDNDVRYGLVTLCIGGGQGIALVIESLR, via the coding sequence ATGGACACCGCCTATATCCTCTCATCCGCGCGCACGGCAATCGGCTCGTTTATGGGCTCGCTTTCGGCTCATACGCCCACTGAGCTGGGAATCGCCACGGCCGAGGCGGCCATTGAGCGCGCAGGCGTTGACCCCGAGGTGATCGACACTGCCGTATACGGCAACGTCATCAACACCGAGACTAACGACGCCTACCTCGCCCGGGCCATCGCACTCGGCGCGGGGATGGGCGAGAGCTCTACGGCGAATAACATCAACCGGCTCTGCGGCTCGGGCGTCCAGTCCATTATCAGCGGAGCGCACATGATCCGCGAGGGCGATGCCGCCGTGGCGCTGGTCGGCGGCGCTGAGGTGATGAGCCGGGCGCCCTACTCGCTGCCCCGCATGCGCGCCGGTCAGAAGATGGGTGATGGACGCGTGGTCGACTGGCTCGGTATCCTTTCCGACCCATTCGGCAACGGCCACATGGGCAACACCGCGGAAGAAATCGCTCGACGGCAAGGTTACACCCGCGAGCAGGTTGACGAATACGCACTCGACTCCCACACCAAGGCGCTCGCGGCGATAAAAGCCGGTGCCTTCGATGAGCAAATCGTGCCTGTCGAGGTGCGTCGAGGCAAGGAGACGGTAAAATTTTGCGTCGACGAGCACCCGCGCGAGACCACCCTCGAGAAGCTCGGTTCGCTGCGCCCGGCCTTTCAAGAAGGGGGGTTGGTCACCGCGGGTAATGCCTCCGGCATTAACGACGGAGCGGCGTCCCTCGTCCTGGCCGGCGAAGGCGCCGTCGACGAACACGATCTATCCCCCGTCGCCCGCATCTTAGGCTGGGGAATTTCTGGCTGCGACCCGAGCGTGATGGGCCTTGGCCCGGTGGCCGCGGTGCCTAAGGCACTGGCGAAGGCCGGGGTCGATATTTCGGATATCGATCTCATCGAGTCGAACGAGGCGTTTGCGGCCCAGGCCATGGCGGTCTCCGACCAGCTCGGTTTCGACCCGGCCAAGACCAACATCCACGGCGGCGCGGTCGCGCTCGGTCACCCGGTGGGTGCGACAGGCGCGATCTTGACCACGAAGCTCCTCCACCAGCTGCACGACAATGACGTGCGCTACGGATTGGTCACTTTGTGTATCGGCGGAGGCCAGGGCATCGCACTAGTCATCGAGTCGCTTCGATAG
- a CDS encoding SdpI family protein translates to MNVVFGIVFGALALVLFVIGALATAGRLPGNPVIGLRVAAVRKSEEIWVKAHKVAGPFVLFAAVALTFGAAFAFIAQGWLWVAPIITAVLAVVALSFAGNAGARVASLLDAPSDTPDSTNAQPTPQVDLDALRGAARKADGR, encoded by the coding sequence ATGAACGTGGTTTTCGGCATTGTCTTCGGCGCCCTCGCGCTCGTCTTGTTCGTGATCGGGGCGCTGGCCACGGCGGGCCGGCTCCCAGGCAACCCGGTGATCGGGCTGCGCGTGGCGGCCGTGCGCAAGAGCGAGGAGATCTGGGTCAAGGCCCACAAGGTCGCCGGGCCCTTCGTCCTCTTCGCCGCCGTTGCGCTGACCTTCGGCGCCGCATTCGCGTTCATTGCGCAGGGGTGGCTGTGGGTCGCGCCCATCATCACCGCCGTGCTCGCCGTGGTCGCCCTCTCCTTCGCGGGCAACGCCGGGGCGCGCGTCGCATCGCTTCTCGACGCCCCTTCAGACACCCCCGATAGCACCAACGCCCAGCCCACCCCCCAGGTAGACCTCGACGCTTTGCGCGGCGCGGCGCGCAAGGCCGACGGGCGCTAG
- a CDS encoding dicarboxylate/amino acid:cation symporter has protein sequence MKNKILNSLLLWIVAAIALGIACSFFFPQWLARVFITFNGLFSNFLGFFVPVLIFSLITPAIAGLGKGAGKWLGITAGIAYTSTITSGLIAWGTAALLYPSLLDGRTLVTGVADPSEGGLAPYFEVEMPAPLEVMSALLLAFVVGIAMTAVKSDTMYRVVDELQGVIMKVVTSFIIPLLPLYIFGTFLGLGMNDSFGSTLAAFGTVLVLSVVMTLVIILVLYLVAGAVAGRNPFVALRNMAPAYFTALGTSSSAATIPVTYASTLKNKVDDNVAGFVVPLCATIHLAGSMMKITLYALAIVSMGGLGISNAQIFGFLLLLGIMMIAAPGVPGGAIMAAVGLLQANLGFDESMVSLMIAAYIVVDSFGTAANVTGDGAIALIVNRFAAGRIKGYTLEGARA, from the coding sequence ATGAAAAACAAGATCCTCAACTCGCTGCTGTTGTGGATTGTCGCGGCCATCGCCCTCGGCATCGCCTGCAGCTTCTTCTTCCCGCAGTGGCTCGCCCGGGTGTTTATCACCTTCAACGGGCTGTTTTCCAACTTCCTGGGCTTCTTCGTACCCGTGCTCATCTTCTCGCTGATCACGCCCGCCATCGCGGGGCTGGGCAAGGGGGCCGGAAAGTGGCTCGGCATCACCGCGGGTATCGCGTATACCTCGACGATCACCTCCGGGCTCATCGCGTGGGGCACCGCGGCGCTGCTCTACCCCTCGCTTCTCGACGGCCGCACGCTCGTCACCGGCGTCGCGGACCCCTCGGAGGGCGGTCTCGCCCCCTACTTCGAGGTGGAGATGCCCGCCCCGCTCGAGGTCATGTCGGCGCTGCTTCTGGCGTTCGTCGTCGGCATCGCCATGACGGCGGTGAAGTCCGACACGATGTACCGGGTGGTCGACGAGCTCCAGGGGGTGATCATGAAGGTTGTCACCTCCTTCATCATCCCCCTGCTGCCGCTCTACATCTTCGGCACCTTCCTGGGCCTGGGGATGAACGACAGCTTCGGCTCCACGCTGGCGGCCTTCGGTACCGTGCTCGTGCTCTCGGTGGTGATGACGCTCGTCATCATCCTTGTGCTCTACCTCGTCGCCGGTGCAGTCGCCGGGCGCAACCCGTTTGTCGCGCTGCGCAACATGGCGCCGGCCTACTTCACGGCGCTGGGCACGTCGTCCTCGGCCGCGACGATCCCGGTAACCTACGCCTCCACGCTGAAGAACAAGGTAGATGACAACGTCGCGGGATTCGTCGTGCCGCTGTGCGCAACCATCCACCTCGCAGGCTCGATGATGAAGATCACCCTCTACGCCCTCGCGATCGTCTCCATGGGCGGGCTGGGTATCTCCAACGCGCAAATCTTCGGCTTCCTGCTCCTCCTTGGCATCATGATGATCGCCGCGCCGGGCGTGCCCGGCGGCGCCATCATGGCGGCCGTCGGGCTGCTGCAGGCCAACCTCGGCTTCGACGAGTCGATGGTCTCGCTCATGATCGCCGCCTACATCGTCGTCGACTCCTTCGGCACCGCCGCCAACGTCACGGGCGACGGGGCGATCGCGCTCATCGTCAACCGTTTTGCGGCGGGGCGCATCAAGGGTTATACGCTCGAGGGCGCCCGCGCCTAG
- a CDS encoding DUF5129 domain-containing protein, which produces MPTSKQIGAIAILTAVLGLGGGALGASFIDVPAPESVAIETAGVPNIVVDDPHDLLAPEDEARMMRDAAMLEAPDTVEVLHWMVFNQSHENLNDTVEEYMRDHYPDDIGPDKYADGVLIVAAGTQQRKVGVYAGEDVAHQLKLHEDERAPSVAEEMKRGMRDSNIPAAMFAGARAAMDIDLVRAYVVDDAESERFGAGVGAGVAAGGAAALGSSLALGARNRRRQAITRARRDHELVTREYAALGQRLGEIDIRANSLTSAFADAEMRKQWAEVRDRFLALHDKVSGAGGIGAIDVGDDKQVWERRLEIDNAAEVVRHTSNAEDNINRLFKIENGDPAARRSDLTALREDIIKARLGVNDDGLKDELEELEAKINELDHNPSAPGFLDDFVRLLGDYRLVLEAVKDKEFSDVKEHNALTRPALYDRDFFYSNYVPFVVLNSWHTSNVEAAQAAQSSSSSGFNSSYSSGFSGAGGSSSY; this is translated from the coding sequence ATGCCAACCTCGAAGCAGATAGGCGCAATCGCCATCCTCACTGCTGTTCTCGGCCTTGGCGGCGGTGCACTTGGAGCATCGTTCATCGACGTCCCCGCGCCTGAGTCCGTCGCTATCGAGACCGCCGGGGTACCCAACATTGTCGTAGACGACCCTCATGATCTGCTTGCGCCCGAAGACGAAGCGCGCATGATGCGCGATGCCGCGATGCTAGAGGCACCCGATACCGTCGAAGTGTTGCACTGGATGGTGTTCAACCAGTCGCACGAAAACCTGAACGACACCGTCGAGGAATACATGCGGGATCACTACCCCGATGACATTGGCCCCGATAAGTACGCGGACGGAGTGCTCATCGTCGCCGCCGGAACGCAACAGCGCAAGGTCGGGGTCTATGCCGGCGAGGATGTCGCGCATCAATTGAAGCTCCACGAAGACGAGAGGGCACCGTCTGTCGCCGAAGAGATGAAACGCGGAATGCGAGACAGCAACATTCCTGCGGCCATGTTTGCAGGGGCCCGCGCCGCGATGGATATAGATCTCGTTCGTGCCTACGTAGTCGACGATGCGGAGAGCGAACGTTTCGGGGCTGGAGTGGGTGCGGGGGTAGCGGCTGGGGGAGCTGCTGCGTTGGGCAGCTCGCTTGCCTTGGGGGCGCGAAATAGGCGTCGACAAGCGATCACGCGCGCGCGGCGAGACCACGAGCTGGTCACGCGCGAGTACGCCGCGTTGGGGCAGCGTCTCGGGGAGATCGACATTCGGGCAAACTCACTGACCAGCGCGTTTGCCGATGCCGAGATGCGCAAGCAGTGGGCCGAGGTCCGCGATCGTTTCCTCGCGCTTCATGACAAAGTCTCAGGCGCAGGTGGGATTGGCGCAATCGATGTTGGCGACGACAAGCAGGTCTGGGAGCGCCGCCTTGAGATTGATAACGCGGCAGAGGTTGTCCGCCACACCTCGAACGCGGAGGACAACATCAATCGCCTGTTCAAGATTGAAAACGGGGACCCCGCCGCCAGGCGCTCCGACCTCACCGCCTTACGCGAGGACATCATCAAGGCTCGGCTCGGAGTCAACGATGACGGGCTGAAGGACGAGCTCGAAGAGTTGGAAGCAAAAATCAACGAGCTCGACCACAACCCCTCTGCCCCTGGCTTCCTCGATGACTTTGTGCGCCTCCTTGGGGATTACCGCCTTGTTCTGGAGGCGGTGAAGGACAAGGAGTTCAGTGACGTCAAGGAGCACAACGCACTGACGCGACCGGCGCTCTACGACCGCGACTTCTTCTACTCCAACTATGTCCCGTTCGTCGTGCTCAACAGCTGGCACACCTCTAACGTGGAGGCGGCGCAGGCCGCGCAGTCCTCGTCTTCGTCGGGATTTAACTCCTCCTACAGTTCCGGGTTTTCCGGCGCGGGAGGGTCGAGTAGCTACTAG
- a CDS encoding MFS transporter: MLPSPPHRLRYLCILVGGFLGPFAGQSLAVVLPEFAADFGITLTQASLTMTAYTFPFAAMLLFSSSLTRNLSPVLVARVAFVIIAVCAVILILSPTWWVFLAAYILAALCNAFTLPSLQLILTRITPAERLGAALGSYAAMQSFGLLSAPLFAGAVVSVASWRWIYLILVAVPLFIVLIGLPDAPPSRTPRGSFAVSWSFVRGCFTLLVVGLCTMGMGFVLALHVGELFAASPLARGFIVMVGGLSSFLFSSRVGGLADTRGPRPLIVVALLIAACGLLGIGLASSMVLVAVLWGIVVTAGQGVQVGVNLVTLRSSSGAQILSSVQAFRFFGSALTPVLILPLYSAHHTLGFGVAAGALVMAAGLNCRPR; the protein is encoded by the coding sequence ATGCTCCCTTCTCCCCCGCATCGGCTGCGCTACCTTTGCATTCTTGTCGGTGGGTTCCTTGGTCCCTTCGCCGGGCAGTCTCTGGCGGTTGTCCTTCCGGAGTTCGCCGCGGACTTCGGCATTACGTTGACACAGGCATCGTTGACAATGACGGCCTATACGTTCCCCTTCGCGGCAATGCTGCTGTTCTCAAGCTCCCTCACCCGGAATCTTTCTCCGGTGCTTGTTGCACGGGTCGCATTTGTGATCATCGCCGTGTGCGCTGTCATTCTCATCCTCTCACCGACGTGGTGGGTGTTCCTCGCCGCATACATCCTTGCCGCCCTGTGTAACGCTTTCACGCTGCCGTCCCTCCAGCTCATCTTGACACGTATCACCCCCGCTGAACGGCTCGGCGCAGCTCTGGGCAGTTACGCGGCCATGCAATCGTTCGGTCTGCTCTCGGCTCCGTTGTTTGCGGGCGCAGTCGTCTCCGTCGCCTCGTGGCGATGGATCTACCTCATTCTCGTGGCGGTTCCGCTCTTCATTGTTCTCATTGGCCTGCCGGATGCTCCCCCTTCGCGCACGCCGCGCGGTTCGTTCGCGGTGAGCTGGTCGTTCGTCAGGGGTTGCTTCACCCTGCTGGTCGTTGGACTGTGCACTATGGGCATGGGATTTGTACTGGCTCTCCACGTGGGCGAGCTTTTCGCCGCTTCTCCCCTTGCCCGGGGGTTCATCGTCATGGTCGGTGGGCTCTCTTCCTTTCTGTTCTCCAGCCGGGTGGGCGGGCTGGCCGACACGCGTGGCCCTCGTCCGCTGATTGTGGTGGCCCTTCTCATCGCGGCGTGCGGGCTGCTGGGAATCGGGTTGGCGTCCTCGATGGTGCTTGTCGCTGTTTTGTGGGGCATTGTCGTTACCGCGGGGCAGGGTGTTCAGGTCGGGGTGAACCTTGTGACTCTGCGGTCTTCTTCGGGTGCGCAGATCCTCTCGAGCGTCCAGGCGTTCCGGTTCTTCGGTAGCGCTCTCACGCCGGTGCTTATCCTCCCGCTGTATAGCGCTCACCACACACTTGGCTTCGGTGTCGCGGCGGGTGCGCTCGTGATGGCAGCGGGCCTAAACTGCCGGCCGCGTTGA
- a CDS encoding anthranilate synthase component 1 — MSNPPHPDDAQHAPRVRRVGVRYHANASSLFSHLGGTESTDAVLLESADITTKSGLKSVAVLRASLRVTCNGPRVVAQPLSASGEVLARRLRSQLADYLVGDDVYEFPASKAVDERERLTAASSVEVLRALTTRAGYREGDFPFLAGGIAFDYLATFEELPAVGESTNTYPDYQFVLAETLLNIDHRSREAYVAGITFDGTEPALDELAKDIDTADTADTAANEPAKAEPQATLRVTADIPDEQFRADVNKLKADIDNGDIYQVVPARTFTAPCPDAFAAYQRLRGINPSPYMFYVRGLARTGEPFELFGASPESNLKFSAESRQLELYPIAGTRPRGLAPDGSVDHELDTRMELQLRTDAKEIAEHTMLVDLARNDLARVAVPRTRRVAELLQVDRYSRVMHLVSRVTATLDAGLDALDAYRACMNMGTLTGAPKLRATELIRELEGTRRGSYGGAVGYLSGSGDMDTCIVIRSAYVTGGVASVQAGAGVVRDSNPQSEADETLHKAYAVLDAIAGAAGAELEVAK, encoded by the coding sequence ATGAGCAACCCCCCACACCCGGACGACGCTCAGCACGCGCCGCGGGTACGACGCGTGGGCGTGAGGTACCACGCTAACGCCTCGAGCCTGTTTTCTCACCTCGGCGGCACGGAGTCGACGGACGCGGTGCTTTTAGAATCCGCCGACATCACCACGAAGTCTGGGTTGAAATCGGTGGCGGTGCTGCGGGCGTCGCTACGCGTAACGTGCAATGGCCCCCGCGTGGTCGCGCAGCCGCTGAGCGCCTCGGGCGAGGTGCTCGCGCGGCGGCTGCGCAGCCAGCTCGCCGATTACCTCGTCGGCGATGATGTCTACGAGTTCCCCGCCTCCAAGGCGGTCGACGAGCGCGAGCGCCTCACTGCCGCCTCCAGCGTCGAGGTGCTCCGCGCCCTGACCACCCGCGCGGGCTACCGCGAGGGCGATTTCCCCTTCCTCGCCGGCGGAATCGCGTTTGATTACCTCGCCACCTTCGAAGAGCTGCCCGCAGTCGGCGAATCCACCAACACGTACCCGGATTACCAGTTCGTGCTGGCAGAGACCCTGCTGAACATCGACCACCGCTCGCGCGAGGCCTACGTCGCCGGGATCACCTTCGACGGCACCGAACCTGCGCTCGATGAGCTCGCTAAAGACATCGACACCGCTGACACCGCCGACACCGCCGCCAATGAGCCAGCGAAGGCCGAGCCGCAGGCCACGCTGCGGGTCACGGCCGACATCCCCGACGAGCAGTTCCGCGCGGACGTGAACAAGCTCAAGGCCGACATCGACAACGGAGATATCTACCAGGTTGTTCCCGCCCGCACCTTCACCGCGCCGTGCCCGGACGCGTTTGCGGCCTACCAGCGCCTGCGCGGGATTAACCCCTCGCCGTACATGTTCTACGTCCGCGGGCTCGCCCGCACCGGCGAGCCTTTCGAGCTCTTCGGGGCCTCGCCGGAGTCAAACCTGAAGTTCAGCGCGGAGAGCCGGCAGCTGGAGCTCTACCCCATCGCGGGCACGCGCCCGCGCGGGCTCGCCCCCGACGGCAGCGTGGACCACGAGCTCGATACCCGCATGGAGCTGCAGCTGCGTACCGACGCCAAAGAGATCGCCGAGCACACCATGCTCGTGGACCTCGCGCGCAACGACCTCGCCCGGGTCGCGGTGCCCCGCACCCGCCGCGTCGCGGAGCTGCTCCAGGTTGACCGGTATTCTCGCGTCATGCACCTCGTATCCCGGGTCACCGCGACCCTCGACGCGGGCCTCGACGCGCTCGATGCCTACCGGGCCTGCATGAACATGGGAACGCTGACCGGCGCGCCGAAGCTCCGTGCGACCGAGCTCATCCGCGAGCTCGAGGGCACACGGCGCGGCAGCTACGGCGGGGCCGTGGGCTACCTCTCTGGCAGCGGCGACATGGACACCTGCATTGTCATCCGCAGCGCCTACGTCACCGGCGGCGTCGCCTCCGTCCAGGCGGGCGCCGGTGTCGTGCGCGACTCCAACCCGCAGTCGGAAGCGGACGAGACGCTGCACAAGGCCTACGCGGTGCTCGACGCCATCGCGGGCGCCGCCGGGGCCGAGCTGGAGGTGGCGAAGTGA
- a CDS encoding glutamine amidotransferase-related protein, translating to MSGIVLLDNQDSFVYNLVDALSAFDATVYRNTVPAATVLAADPELIVLSPGPGYPADAGCMMELIAQAQGRVPILGICLGYQALVEHFGGRVEPCGPVHGASIGMQLTSAGLASGLFDGLTTDDTPGHAGRDVPVARYHSLGTVELPAGLHALARTSARIGDVVMAARSDDGMSIGLQFHPESILTPGGPLIIERCVENLMKGR from the coding sequence GTGAGCGGGATCGTGCTGCTGGACAACCAGGACTCCTTCGTCTACAACCTTGTCGACGCCTTGAGCGCCTTCGACGCGACCGTCTACCGCAACACCGTGCCGGCAGCCACTGTCCTCGCCGCCGATCCCGAGCTCATCGTGCTCTCGCCCGGACCCGGCTACCCCGCCGACGCCGGCTGCATGATGGAGCTCATCGCACAGGCGCAGGGCCGGGTGCCGATTCTCGGGATCTGCCTCGGCTACCAGGCCCTCGTCGAGCACTTTGGGGGGCGCGTGGAGCCGTGCGGGCCGGTCCATGGGGCGTCGATTGGCATGCAGCTCACCAGCGCCGGGCTTGCCAGCGGCCTGTTTGACGGCCTGACCACGGACGATACCCCGGGACACGCCGGGCGCGACGTCCCGGTCGCGCGCTACCACTCGCTCGGCACCGTCGAGCTACCGGCCGGGCTCCACGCTCTCGCGCGCACCTCGGCGCGCATCGGAGATGTCGTCATGGCGGCGCGTTCCGACGACGGGATGTCCATCGGACTGCAGTTCCACCCCGAATCTATCCTCACCCCCGGCGGGCCGCTCATCATCGAGCGATGCGTCGAGAATCTCATGAAAGGACGCTGA
- a CDS encoding ABC transporter ATP-binding protein, translating to MATVTFDRATRIYPGADEPSVKALDLDIADGEFLVLVGPSGSGKSTALRMLAGLEETNEGRILIGGRDVTALEPRERDIAMVFQNYALYPHMSVRENMGFALKLAGMDKAQMNERVEEAARTLGLTEYLDRKPKALSGGQRQRVAMGRAIVREPQVFLMDEPLSNLDAKLRVQTRTQIASLQRRMGVTTVYVTHDQTEALTMGDRIAVLNFGELQQVGTPRELYDAPANVFVAGFIGSPAMNLATFDVDPASFAAVAGDTRIPLECRVLDAVRPEDQGRITLGFRPEAAELVSAATPDALEVHITFVEELGSDSYLYGTLAGRDEQVVLRAAPHSAVRPGEAVHARITGALHAFSAATGERI from the coding sequence ATGGCTACTGTCACCTTTGACCGCGCGACGCGCATCTACCCGGGGGCCGACGAGCCCTCCGTCAAGGCGCTCGACCTCGACATCGCGGACGGGGAGTTCCTCGTCCTCGTCGGCCCTTCCGGCTCCGGAAAGTCCACCGCACTGCGCATGCTCGCCGGCCTGGAGGAGACGAACGAGGGCCGGATCCTCATCGGCGGCCGCGACGTCACCGCCCTCGAGCCTCGCGAGCGCGACATCGCCATGGTGTTCCAGAACTACGCCCTCTACCCCCACATGTCCGTCCGCGAGAACATGGGCTTTGCGCTCAAGCTCGCCGGGATGGACAAGGCGCAGATGAACGAGCGCGTCGAGGAGGCCGCCCGCACGCTCGGCCTTACCGAGTACCTGGACCGCAAGCCGAAGGCGCTCTCCGGAGGGCAGCGCCAGCGCGTAGCCATGGGCCGCGCCATCGTGCGCGAGCCGCAAGTCTTCCTCATGGACGAGCCCTTAAGCAACCTCGACGCCAAGCTGCGCGTGCAAACCCGCACGCAGATCGCCAGCCTGCAGCGCCGCATGGGCGTTACCACCGTCTACGTCACCCACGACCAGACGGAGGCGCTGACGATGGGAGATCGCATCGCGGTGCTCAACTTCGGGGAGCTTCAGCAGGTGGGCACGCCGCGCGAGCTTTACGACGCCCCCGCCAACGTCTTCGTCGCCGGCTTCATCGGCTCCCCCGCGATGAACCTCGCCACCTTCGACGTCGATCCCGCATCCTTCGCCGCCGTCGCGGGCGACACCCGCATCCCCCTCGAGTGCCGCGTCCTCGACGCCGTCCGCCCGGAGGACCAGGGCCGGATCACGCTCGGGTTCCGGCCTGAGGCCGCCGAGCTGGTCAGCGCCGCTACTCCCGACGCCCTCGAGGTGCACATCACCTTCGTGGAGGAGCTCGGCTCCGACTCGTACCTCTACGGCACTCTCGCCGGCCGGGACGAGCAGGTGGTCCTGCGCGCCGCGCCCCACAGCGCCGTCCGCCCCGGCGAGGCGGTTCACGCGCGCATCACCGGCGCGTTGCACGCCTTTAGCGCGGCGACGGGGGAGCGGATCTAG